One window from the genome of Macaca fascicularis isolate 582-1 chromosome 7, T2T-MFA8v1.1 encodes:
- the WHAMM gene encoding WASP homolog-associated protein with actin, membranes and microtubules isoform X2, with the protein MVALMKLYQEEDEAYQELVTVATIFFQYLLQPFRAMREVATLCKLDILKSLDEDDLGPRRVVALEKEAEEWTRRAEEAVVSIQDITVNYFKETVKALAVMRKEMEQDAKRFGQAAWATAVPRLEKLRLMLARETLQLMRAKELCLNHKRAEIQGKMEDLPEQEKNINVVDELEIQFYEIQLELYEVKFEILKNEEILLTTQLDSLKRLIKEKQNEVVYYDPCESPEELKVIDCVVGLQDDKNLEVKELRRQCQQLESKRGRICAKRASLRSRKDQCKENHRLRLQQAEESIRYSRQHHSIQMKRDKIKEEEQKKKEWINQERQKTLQRLRAFKDKHLAQSVRNTSGSEPVAPNLPGDLSQQTCLPASQAVSVIHPSSRKTRGVPLSEAGNMKSPKCQDCHGNIPVQVFVPVGDQTHSKSSEELSLPPPPPPPPPPPPPLPPPPPLPALSSSSQAATHQNLGFRAPVKDDQPLPLVCESPAERPRDSLESFPCPGSMDEVLASLRHGRAPLRKVEVPTMRPPHASVNEHILAAIRQGVKLKKVHPDLGQNLSSKPTSNRRTSDLERSIKAALQRIKRVSAGSEEDSDEQDPGQWDG; encoded by the exons AAGTCCTTGGATGAGGATGACCTAGGTCCTAGAAGGGTGGTTGCCCTGGAGAAAGAAGCTGAAGAATGGACCAGACGGGCTGAAGAAGCTGTTGTCTCTATTCAAGATATCACAGTGAATTATTTTAAGGAGACAGTAAAAGCATTAGCag TAATGCGGAAAGAAATGGAACAGGATGCGAAGAGATTTGGCCAGGCTGCCTGGGCCACAGCAGTTCCCAGGTTGGAAAAACTTAGGCTAATGCTAGCTCGAGAGACTCTGCAACTCATGAGAGCGAAAGAGTTGTGTTTAAATCACAAAAGAGCTGAAATTCAGGGAAAG ATGGAAGATCTtccagaacaagaaaaaaatataaatgttgtaGATGaattagaaatacaattttatgaAATTCAGTTAGAACTATATGAAGTTAAATTTGagatattaaaaaatgaagaaatactgCTTACTACACAGTTGGACTCCCTTAAAAGACttataaaag agaaaCAGAATGAAGTTGTCTATTACGATCCATGTGAAAGTCCAGAGGAACTTAAAGTCATTGACTGTGTGGTGGGGCTGCAGGATGATAAGAATTTGGAAGTGAAAGAACTCAGAAGGCAGTGCCAGCAGCTGGAGTCTAAACGGGGCAGGATCTGTGCCAAAAGAGCCTCTCTCCGGAGTAGAAAG GATCAGTGCAAAGAAAATCATCGGCTCAGATTGCAACAGGCTGAAGAAAGCATAAGATACTCTCGTCAGCATCACAGTATTCAGATG aaaagagaCAAGATAAAAGAAgaggagcaaaagaaaaaagaatggatcaACCAAGAACGTCAAAAAACACTCCAACGATTGAGAGCATTTAAAGAT aaacacCTAGCTCAATCTGTCCGAAACACCTCTGGCTCAGAACCTGTGGCTCCAAACCTGCCAGGCGACCTTTCCCAGCAGACATGCTTGCCAGCTTCCCAGGCTGTGTCAGTAATTCACCCGTCCTCTAGGAAAACTAGAGGCGTTCCCCTATCGGAAGCTGGTAACATGAAAAGCCCCAAGTGTCAAGACTGTCATGGAAATATCCCTGTCCAGGTTTTTGTTCCAGTTGGTGATCAAACACATTCCAAATCCAGTGAGGAATTGTCActgccaccacctcctcctcctcctccaccaccacccccacccctacccccaccgCCTCCTCTCCCTGCTCTGTCCTCATCCTCTCAAGCTGCAACTCATCAGAACTTAGGCTTCCGGGCTCCAGTGAAAGATGACCAGCCACTTCCTCTAGTGTGTGAATCACCTGCTGAGAGACCACGTGACTCCTTGGAAAGTTTTCCATGTCCAG GATCTATGGATGAAGTGTTGGCCTCCCTAAGGCATGGCAGAGCTCCTCTCCGGAAGGTGGAAGTGCCAACGATGCGCCCTCCCCACGCCTCAGTCAATGAGCACATTCTGGCTGCCATAAGGCAAGGGGTCAAACTGAAGAAAGTTCACCCTGATCTTGGCCAAAACCTCAGCAGCAAACCAACTAGCAACAGACGCACTAGTGACCTTGAGAGGAGCATCAAGGCCGCACTCCAGAGAATCAAGAGGGTGTCTGCTGGCTCTGAGGAGGACAGCGATGAGCAGGACCCTGGCCAGTGGGATGGTTAG
- the WHAMM gene encoding WASP homolog-associated protein with actin, membranes and microtubules isoform X3, whose product MRKEMEQDAKRFGQAAWATAVPRLEKLRLMLARETLQLMRAKELCLNHKRAEIQGKMEDLPEQEKNINVVDELEIQFYEIQLELYEVKFEILKNEEILLTTQLDSLKRLIKEKQNEVVYYDPCESPEELKVIDCVVGLQDDKNLEVKELRRQCQQLESKRGRICAKRASLRSRKDQCKENHRLRLQQAEESIRYSRQHHSIQMKRDKIKEEEQKKKEWINQERQKTLQRLRAFKDKHLAQSVRNTSGSEPVAPNLPGDLSQQTCLPASQAVSVIHPSSRKTRGVPLSEAGNMKSPKCQDCHGNIPVQVFVPVGDQTHSKSSEELSLPPPPPPPPPPPPPLPPPPPLPALSSSSQAATHQNLGFRAPVKDDQPLPLVCESPAERPRDSLESFPCPGSMDEVLASLRHGRAPLRKVEVPTMRPPHASVNEHILAAIRQGVKLKKVHPDLGQNLSSKPTSNRRTSDLERSIKAALQRIKRVSAGSEEDSDEQDPGQWDG is encoded by the exons ATGCGGAAAGAAATGGAACAGGATGCGAAGAGATTTGGCCAGGCTGCCTGGGCCACAGCAGTTCCCAGGTTGGAAAAACTTAGGCTAATGCTAGCTCGAGAGACTCTGCAACTCATGAGAGCGAAAGAGTTGTGTTTAAATCACAAAAGAGCTGAAATTCAGGGAAAG ATGGAAGATCTtccagaacaagaaaaaaatataaatgttgtaGATGaattagaaatacaattttatgaAATTCAGTTAGAACTATATGAAGTTAAATTTGagatattaaaaaatgaagaaatactgCTTACTACACAGTTGGACTCCCTTAAAAGACttataaaag agaaaCAGAATGAAGTTGTCTATTACGATCCATGTGAAAGTCCAGAGGAACTTAAAGTCATTGACTGTGTGGTGGGGCTGCAGGATGATAAGAATTTGGAAGTGAAAGAACTCAGAAGGCAGTGCCAGCAGCTGGAGTCTAAACGGGGCAGGATCTGTGCCAAAAGAGCCTCTCTCCGGAGTAGAAAG GATCAGTGCAAAGAAAATCATCGGCTCAGATTGCAACAGGCTGAAGAAAGCATAAGATACTCTCGTCAGCATCACAGTATTCAGATG aaaagagaCAAGATAAAAGAAgaggagcaaaagaaaaaagaatggatcaACCAAGAACGTCAAAAAACACTCCAACGATTGAGAGCATTTAAAGAT aaacacCTAGCTCAATCTGTCCGAAACACCTCTGGCTCAGAACCTGTGGCTCCAAACCTGCCAGGCGACCTTTCCCAGCAGACATGCTTGCCAGCTTCCCAGGCTGTGTCAGTAATTCACCCGTCCTCTAGGAAAACTAGAGGCGTTCCCCTATCGGAAGCTGGTAACATGAAAAGCCCCAAGTGTCAAGACTGTCATGGAAATATCCCTGTCCAGGTTTTTGTTCCAGTTGGTGATCAAACACATTCCAAATCCAGTGAGGAATTGTCActgccaccacctcctcctcctcctccaccaccacccccacccctacccccaccgCCTCCTCTCCCTGCTCTGTCCTCATCCTCTCAAGCTGCAACTCATCAGAACTTAGGCTTCCGGGCTCCAGTGAAAGATGACCAGCCACTTCCTCTAGTGTGTGAATCACCTGCTGAGAGACCACGTGACTCCTTGGAAAGTTTTCCATGTCCAG GATCTATGGATGAAGTGTTGGCCTCCCTAAGGCATGGCAGAGCTCCTCTCCGGAAGGTGGAAGTGCCAACGATGCGCCCTCCCCACGCCTCAGTCAATGAGCACATTCTGGCTGCCATAAGGCAAGGGGTCAAACTGAAGAAAGTTCACCCTGATCTTGGCCAAAACCTCAGCAGCAAACCAACTAGCAACAGACGCACTAGTGACCTTGAGAGGAGCATCAAGGCCGCACTCCAGAGAATCAAGAGGGTGTCTGCTGGCTCTGAGGAGGACAGCGATGAGCAGGACCCTGGCCAGTGGGATGGTTAG